The Lactuca sativa cultivar Salinas chromosome 2, Lsat_Salinas_v11, whole genome shotgun sequence genome includes a window with the following:
- the LOC111916309 gene encoding nuclear pore complex protein NUP1 — protein MATAGDGATPYQSGGAGGKFRKKPIRRSGLATPYDRPSTALRNKSPSLFAKLVDPASRLIHAGADRFFGVFRKRLPSIAAPRPPETLEEPDPSTNEGGNLASISATTEISELENMLKQKTFTRSEIEHLTALLHAKATNSDDDEGDRAKLPSPSSHFQRPEASTSSPLNKHVEERENIHAITSTPVVTSRTFEEDVASPAELARAYMGTRAPKVSPSTLRFGSQDSALLNTTAILPKTPITSLVPRSTGTFKGLENGFLTTPRSRGRSAIYSMARTPYSRPPSTFGQKGMNSPSLPLSQPAWEQEGSIESSKMASKRRSSVLDDIGSGGPVRRIRQKANLLSQGSPLSKNTSEFRQKLLLRNEADSKSFKAIEENGETSRSSLGYASVPTKSTQMATKILEQLERLSPKEKSPGSRLTRMSEKSPFTPQEKPDSTPKLMSSSEDYKKSESLFPDARESTTTQTQSKGKEKVEENGPKKFAVPRNVLSTMNGSSGVSIRDNGPTDSTFKLPAEPPQKKRFQISAHEDYQELADDDSRSNGGHVSTIPFGQNKKPETSVFGNKDVSAEVIQSPPVEKIPGTQKTDDSKSLPKTSFKSVDGSVVNKKVAFNLPASNNNTQPQPAAITDTVSPQKKATVFPTFGGTAKVTENVSPFLFSANEPSGFKPNATTDAKPLGSTSMFNSVNKESNQVQFPASKKDDNGNALINNKSESSPTLTPSSSSTSGVFSFGAKNTNITNGSISTPSTFAPSSSFPASSTNNIFSVSTTTSLPSTTMSAASGVAPAPPVFSFGSAITSIKSAEPPKETTAEPKSDTTTSPFGTPTTTTTGGGNNMFGFSSPAATNNQGFLFNGGTGGFQTSFGGTTAVQSSTSGGSLFGSSVPSFGLSSAVATSEIKSGSSTTSITPSFGLNSAWQPPKTSPPTTFSFGASSSSSSTSTSPSPFINASTGSSLFSFSATTSAFPAQSTSVFGNSTPVFGSSPNNNDQMSMEDTMAEDSTPSPSPSLPAFGQAGATPTPTPGFMFGSGTPTPSTVPFQFGGQTSQPPQNPFQTNQPPSQNNHFQLSGSADFSGGGSFSLGSGGGDKSGRRILKVRNSKNRKK, from the exons ATGGCGACGGCGGGCGACGGTGCGACTCCATACCAAAGCGGCGGAGCCGGGGGGAAGTTTCGGAAGAAGCCTATTCGGCGTAGTGGTCTGGCGACACCATACGATCGACCTTCTACCGCACTCAGGAACAAGAGCCCTAGCCTCTTCGCGAAACTCGTAGACCCAGCGTCTAGGCTCATACACGCTGGGGCTGATAGGTTCTTCGGCGTATTTCGTAAGCGGCTTCCTTCCATCGCTGCACCGCGTCCGCCAG AGACCCTTGAAGAACCGGATCCTAGCACCAATGAAGGTGGGAATTTGGCTAGCATCTCTGCTACCACTGAGATATCAGAGCTTGAGAATATGCTGAAACAGAAGACTTTTACTAG ATCTGAAATCGAGCATTTGACAGCTTTGCTGCATGCAAAAGCTACTAACTCAGATGACGATGAAGGGGATAGAGCAAAGCTTCCCAGCCCATCATCTCATTTTCAGAGGCCCGAAGCATCCACAAGTAGCCCACTGAATAAGCATGTGGAAGAGAGGGAAAACATTCATGCTATTACTTCAACTCCTGTTGTTACTTCAAGA ACATTTGAAGAGGATGTTGCTTCTCCTGCTGAGCTTGCAAGGGCTTACATGGGTACAAGAGCACCCAAAGTGTCACCGTCAACCCTGAGATTTGGCAGCCAAGATTCAGCATTGCTTAATACCACAGCAATCCTCCCCAAAACACCCATCACATCACTTGTACCAAGAAGTACAGGAACCTTCAAGGGTCTTGAAAATGGTTTTTTGACAACCCCAAGATCAAGAGGCAGATCAGCAATATACAGCATGGCACGCACACCATATTCCAGACCACCTTCAACTTTTGGCCAAAAG GGTATGAATTCACCATCATTGCCATTGTCCCAGCCTGCTTGGGAACAAGAAGGGTCAATTGAGTCAAGCAAGATG GCTTCCAAGCGTAGGAGCTCTGTGCTAGATGATATTGGGTCTGGAGGCCCGGTGCGTAGGATCCGACAGAAAGCTAATCTTCTTTCTCAAGGAAGTCCTCTTTCAAAAAACACAAGTGAGTTTAGGCAGAAACTGCTTTTAAGGAATGAAGCTGACTCTAAAAGCTTCAAGGCAATAGAGGAAAACGGGGAGACCAGCAGGTCTAGTTTAGGTTATGCATCTGTCCCTACAAAGTCGACCCAAATGGCTACAAAAATATTGGAACAACTTGAGAGATTGAGCCCAAAGGAGAAGTCTCCAGGATCCAGGCTTACTCGAATGAGTGAGAAATCGCCCTTCACACCACAGGAGAAACCAGATTCTACACCCAAACTTATGTCAAGTTCTGAAGATTATAAAAAATCAGAAAGTTTGTTTCCTGATGCTCGTGAGTCAACCACCACCCAGACCCAGAGTAAAGGTAAAGAAAAAGTTGAAGAAAATGGTCCTAAGAAGTTTGCTGTCCCTCGAAATGTTCTGAGCACTATGAATGGGAGTTCTGGTGTATCTATAAGAGATAACGGACCAACAGATTCTACATTCAAGCTGCCAGCAGAGCCTCCCCAGAAGAAGCGATTCCAGATAAGTGCACATGAG GATTATCAGGAGTTAGCGGATGACGATAGCCGTTCTAATGGAGGACATGTATCTACCATCCCATTTGGTCAAAACAAGAAACCGGAAACATCTGTGTTTGGAAATAAGGATGTTTCTGCTGAGGTCATTCAATCTCCTCCAGTTGAGAAAATTCCAGGAACTCAAAAGACTGATGATTCTAAATCTCTTCCAAAAACCAGTTTTAAATCTGTCGATGGTTCTGTTGTTAATAAGAAGGTGGCATTTAACTTGCCTGCAAGTAACAACAACACTCAGCCCCAGCCAGCTGCAATAACAGATACTGTTTCTCCACAGAAGAAAGCAACAGTTTTTCCAACATTTGGTGGTACCGCTAAAGTTACCGAGAACGTGTCACCATTCTTGTTTTCTGCTAATGAGCCTTCAGGATTCAAACCAAACGCTACCACAGATGCAAAACCACTTGGCTCAACCAG CATGTTTAATTCAGTTAATAAGGAAAGCAATCAAGTCCAATTCCCAGCATCCAAAAAAGATGACAATGGCAATGCTCTGATCAATAATAAATCAGAATCTTCACCTACATtaacaccatcatcatcatcaacaagtGGTGTTTTTTCATTTGGTGCCAAAAATACAAATATTACCAATGGTTCAATTTCAACCCCATCTACATTTGCTCCCTCCTCTTCTTTTCCAGCTTCTTCTACAAATAACATTTTCAGTGTTAGCACTACTACTTCCTTGCCATCCACCACCATGTCAGCTGCCAGTGGTGTTGCCCCGGCTCCACCTGTCTTTAGTTTTGGGTCTGCAATCACTTCAATCAAATCTGCAGAACCTCCAAAAGAGACCACTGCAGAACCAAAATCTGACACCACCACCTCACCTTTTGGTACTCCGACCACTACTACCACCGGAGGAGGTAACAACATGTTTGGTTTCAGTTCTCCAGCAGCCACTAACAATCAGGGATTCCTTTTCAATGGCGGCACCGGTGGATTTCAGACATCTTTTGGTGGGACTACCGCAGTCCAGTCATCTACTTCAGGGGGTTCTCTATTTGGTTCCTCTGTTCCTAGTTTTGGTCTGAGTTCCGCTGTTGCCACATCAGAAATAAAATCTGGTAGCTCCACCACCAGCATAACACCTAGTTTTGGTCTTAATTCGGCCTGGCAGCCTCCCAAGACTTCACCTCCTACAACATTTTCCTTCGGggcatcttcatcttcatcttcaacatCCACTTCTCCTAGTCCTTTTATTAATGCTTCTACAGGATCTTCCCTGTTTTCATTCTCTGCTACAACTTCAGCTTTCCCTGCTCAATCTACATCTGTTTTTGGAAACTCGACCCCTGTTTTTGGATCTTCACCCAACAACAATGATCAGATGAGTATGGAAGACACTATGGCTGAAGACTCCACACCCAGTCCTTCTCCTTCACTTCCTGCATTTGGACAAGCTGGTGCCACACCCACACCAACCCCCGGTTTCATGTTTGGTTCAGGCACCCCGACACCGTCAACGGTTCCCTTCCAGTTTGGTGGCCAGACAAGCCAACCACCACAGAATCCTTTCCAGACAAACCAACCACCATCTCAGAATAATCATTTTCAGTTGTCTGGTAGTGCAGATTTTAGTGGTGGAGGAAGTTTTTCATTGGGCTCAGGTGGAGGTGACAAGTCCGGTAGAAGGATTTTGAAAGTTAGAAACAGCAAGAACAGGAAGAAGTGA
- the LOC111916310 gene encoding calcium-dependent protein kinase 1, producing MGNTCVGPSFLKNGFIQSVSDTMWRTRSPDEPPAALNGDEATDHQSPLPVQNKPPQHITIPKTGKKQETEPVKPKKAGQMKRVSSAGLRTDSVLQRKTGNLKEFFSLGKKLGQGQFGTTFLCIEKASGELYACKSIAKRKLLTDEDVEDVRREIQIMHHLAEHRNVISIKGAYEDAVAVHLVMELCAGGELFDRIIQRGHYTERKAAELTRTIVGVVEACHSMSVMHRDLKPENFLFVDKREDALLKTIDFGLSVFFKPGESFHDVVGSPYYVAPEILRKNYGPEADVWSAGVIVYILLSGVPPFWAETEQGIFEQVLHGDLDFTSDPWPCISDGAKDLVRRMLIRDPKRRLTAHEVLCHPWVQVDGVAPDKPLDSAVLSRMKQFTAMNKLKKMALRVIAESLSEEEIAGLKQMFEMIDTDNSGQITFDELKDGLKRVGANLNESEIYDLMQAADVDNSGTIDYGEFVAATLHMNKIEKENHLFAAFSYFDKDGSGYITADELQHACEEFGIDAHLEELIQDVDQDNDGRIDYNEFVAMMQGHANVNVGAKKSLDTSFSIKFREALKL from the exons ATGGGGAATACTTGCGTCGGACCAAGTTTTTTAAAGAATGGATTCATCCAATCAGTTTCCGATACAATGTGGCGAACCCGATCACCTGATGAACCTCCGGCAGCCCTTAACGGAGATGAAGCTACAGATCACCAATCGCCATTACCCGTCCAAAACAAACCACCACAACACATAACGATCCCGAAAACCGGAAAGAAACAAGAAACAGAACCAGTGAAACCCAAAAAAGCTGGTCAGATGAAGAGGGTGTCAAGTGCCGGACTCCGTACAGATTCCGTCTTGCAAAGAAAAACCGGCAACCTGAAGGAATTCTTCTCTTTGGGGAAGAAATTAGGACAGGGGCAGTTTGGGACGACGTTTCTCTGTATAGAAAAAGCTTCCGGTGAGCTCTACGCCTGTAAATCAATCGCAAAAAGGAAGTTATTGACCGATGAGGATGTAGAAGATGTGAGAAGAGAAATTCAAATAATGCATCATCTAGCGGAACATCGAAATGTTATATCGATTAAAGGGGCGTATGAAGATGCTGTAGCTGTTCATCTTGTTATGGAATTGTGTGCCGGAGGTGAGCTTTTTGATCGGATTATTCAGCGTGGACATTACACAGAAAGAAAAGCGGCAGAGCTTACTAGAACTATCGTCGGAGTTGTGGAGGCTTGTCACTCTATGAGTGTTATGCATCGGGATTTGAAGCCTGAGAATTTTCTTTTTGTGGATAAAAGGGAAGACGCTCTTCTCAAAACTATAGATTTTGGATTATCGGTTTTCTTTAAGCCAG gTGAATCTTTTCATGATGTAGTTGGTAGCCCATATTATGTTGCACCAGAAATCTTGAGAAAAAATTATGGTCCTGAAGCAGATGTTTGGAGTGCAGGGGTGATTGTTTACATCTTATTAAGTGGGGTTCCTCCTTTTTGGGCTG AAACAGAGCAAGGAATATTTGAACAAGTTCTTCATGGTGATCTTGATTTCACATCTGATCCATGGCCATGTATTTCTGATGGAGCAAAAGATCTTGTGAGAAGAATGCTTATTCGAGACCCAAAAAGGAGATTAACTGCACATGAAGTTTTAT GCCATCCTTGGGTTCAAGTTGATGGTGTGGCTCCAGACAAGCCTCTCGACTCTGCCGTTCTAAGTCGCATGAAACAATTTACAGCCATGAACAAGCTCAAGAAAATGGCTCTTAGG GTTATAGCGGAGAGCTTATCGGAAGAAGAAATAGCTGGACTGAAACAAATGTTTGAGATGATTGATACTGATAACAGTGGTCAAATTACTTTTGATGAACTTAAGGATGGATTAAAAAGAGTTGGTGCTAATCTTAATGAGTCAGAAATTTACGATCTTATGCAAGCA GCAGATGTGGATAATAGTGGAACAATTGATTATGGAGAATTTGTTGCTGCAACGTTGCATATGAACAAAATCGAGAAAGAAAATCATTTATTTGCGGCTTTTTCTTACTTTGATAAAGATGGAAGTGGTTATATTACTGCCGATGAGCTTCAACATGCTTGTGAGGAGTTTGGCATAGATGCTCACCTTGAAGAGTTGATTCAAGATGTTGACCAAGACAAT gATGGGCGCATAGACTACAACGAGTTTGTGGCGATGATGCAAGGACATGCCAATGTGAATGTGGGTGCTAAGAAAAGCTTAGATACTAGTTTCAGCATTAAATTTAGAGAAGCACTAAAACTATGA